The following proteins come from a genomic window of Lolium rigidum isolate FL_2022 chromosome 5, APGP_CSIRO_Lrig_0.1, whole genome shotgun sequence:
- the LOC124656328 gene encoding tau-cadinol synthase-like translates to MAYSQGATVPNTAPVFHPTVWGDFFIDYSPEILQMSEEWMTDRSNQLKENVLVILEACTTTVDKLNLVDTLQHLSIDHHFDEQIISILRNIHASESNSSNLHEVALRFRLLRQHGLWVSPDVFNKFKDEDGAFNVGISNDPRGLLSLYNASYLLTHGETELEESILFARKHLESMESDLKPPLAEQVRRSLHLPLPKTLKRVEALHYMSEYKYEPMHNSTILELAKLDFNLLQHLHLKELKALSRWWRDLYREVGLTYSRDRVVECYLWSYMAYCEKKYSRARIILAKIVAIIIMTDDTYDVRASLMECRQLNEAIQRWEESAISLLPEYLKNFYLKLISTFKEFEDELEPDEKYRVSFSIKAFQILSINYLQEAEWSHHNYKPRFNDQVEVSSIWSGAPLACVGLFVGMGDIATKEILEWALGCTDAVKASAVVTRLMNELASFKRGKNKNDVASSVECYISEHGVTGDVAIAKIGSMIEDAWKTTNHARFELAELFPAVQLVANVSISMWFMYANQKDSFTFSNGLDGTIRRLFVNSIRF, encoded by the exons ATGGCTTACTCCCAAGGTGCAACCGTTCCAAACACGGCGCCTGTGTTTCATCCAACAGTATGGGGTGACTTCTTCATCGACTACAGTCCAGAAATATTACAG ATGTCCGAGGAATGGATGACAGATAGGTCCAATCAATTGAAGGAGAATGTGCTTGTGATACTTGAGGCTTGCACTACTACAGTTGATAAACTGAACCTTGTGGACACTCTCCAACATCTAAGTATAGATCATCATTTCGATGAACAAATTATCTCCATATTAAGAAACATACATGCTTCTGAATCCAATAGCTCCAACCTTCATGAGGTCGCCCTTCGATTCCGCTTACTGAGGCAACATGGACTCTGGGTATCTCCAG ATGTATTCAACAAGTTCAAAGACGAAGATGGGGCGTTCAATGTTGGTATAAGTAATGACCCAAGGGGACTCCTAAGCTTATACAACGCATCATATCTTTTAACTCATGGAGAGACGGAACTTGAAGAAAGTATCTTGTTTGCAAGGAAACACCTTGAGTCAATGGAAAGCGACCTCAAGCCCCCATTGGCCGAGCAAGTCAGGCGTTCTCTTCACTTACCACTGCCTAAGACTTTGAAGAGAGTAGAGGCGCTGCATTATATGTCAGAATACAAATACGAGCCTATGCACAATTCTACAATTCTAGAATTAGCAAAATTGGATTTTAACCTTCTGCAACACCTCCATTTGAAGGAGCTCAAGGCTCTCTCGAG GTGGTGGAGAGATCt ttaTAGAGAAGTGGGGCTAACTTACTCACGAGACCGTGTAGTGGAGTGCTACTTGTGGTCATACATGGCATACTGTGAGAAAAAGTATTCGCGTGCAAGAATTATTCTAGCCAAAATAGTCGCAATAATAATCATGACAGATGACACTTATGATGTGCGTGCTAGTTTGATGGAGTGTAGACAACTCAATGAAGCTATACAAAG ATGGGAGGAGAGTGCCATTTCTCTTCTACCAGAGTACCTCAAGAATTTCTACCTCAAGCTGATAAGCACATTTAAAGAGTTTGAAGACGAGTTGGAACCAGATGAGAAATATCGTGTCTCTTTTAGCATAAAAGCG TTTCAAATATTATCAATTAACTATCTCCAAGAAGCTGAATGGTCTCATCATAATTACAAGCCAAGATTTAATGATCAAGTGGAGGTATCTAGTATATGGTCTGGTGCACCACTGGCATGTGTTGGCTTGTTTGTTGGTATGGGTGATATTGCAACCAAGGAGATACTCGAATGGGCACTTGGTTGTACAGATGCTGTCAAGGCATCTGCAGTGGTGACACGATTAATGAATGAACTTGCTTCGTTTAAG CGTGGAAAGAACAAAAATGATGTGGCCAGTTCAGTTGAGTGTTACATTAGTGAGCATGGTGTGACAGGTGATGTTGCTATTGCCAAGATAGGTTCTATGATTGAAGATGCCTGGAAGACTACAAACCATGCACGCTTTGAGCTTGCTGAGCTTTTTCCTGCGGTACAACTAGTCGCGAATGTATCAATCAGCATGTGGTTCATGTACGCCAACCAGAAGGACTCTTTTACATTTAGCAATGGCCTTGACGGGACGATTAGGCGCCTATTTGTCAATTCTATTCGCTTCTAG